Within Hyla sarda isolate aHylSar1 chromosome 7, aHylSar1.hap1, whole genome shotgun sequence, the genomic segment ACTCCTCCGAAGACATAGGTGGACTGTATACACCCACATCTAGATATGGGGAAATGTGTGTTGTGACATTGATTATCTGTTGAACCTGTTTCTCATGCTTTTTCAAGTGTTCTTTTTCCTGAGAGGAGTGAGCAATATTTATAGACTCAACTCCTTTCACAACTTCCCAGCTAAGTCCATCATTGGATTTCCTTAGTTTCACCTTCTTCAAATTATTCTCAAAAGAGTTATCCAAGTTGTATTGCCTTTTTCTTGAATCAGCTATACACTTGTTAGAGGCATATACCACACTTGTTTCAGGTTCACACTGGGTACTTGATGGGGAGCCCTTGTTGTCTACAGATCCACTTTGTTTAGATGCATAGTCAATGCTCAATGTTAATCCCTCAAGGTCGACAGTTTCACTTGTTTTAGATTTACAGTGGGTAATGGATGGTAAATCTTCCAGGAGTGCAGTTCTACTTTGCTTTGATTCATAGCATGTACTTGATTTCAGATCTTCATGGTCTACGGGTGCATTGACTTCAGGTTCACAGTGGGAATTTAATATTAAACCCTCACTGTTCCCCATTTCGCTTCCTTTAGATTCACAGTGGGTAATGAATGGTAAATCCTCCAGGAGTGCAGTTATATTCTGCTTTGATTCATGGCATGCGCTTGATTTCAGATCCTCATGGTCTACGGGTGCATTGACTTCAGGTTCACAGTGGGAATTTAATATTAAACCCTCACTGTTCCCCATTTCACTTGTGTCAGATTCACAGTGGGTAATGAATGGAAAATCCTCCAGGAGTGCAGTTATATTCTGCTTTGATTCATGGCATGCGCTTGATTTCAGATCCTCATGGTCTACGGGTGCATTGACTTCAGGTTCACAGTGGGAATTTAATATTAAACCCTCACTGTTCCCCATTTCACTTGTGTCAGATTCACAGTGGGTGCTTGATGTTAACCCCTTATTGTCCACAATTCCAAATGTATCTGAGCCTGAAATATCAATATTATTGCAGTCCATTTCTgaatttttaaatttcaaaaGCTTAGTATCAACAAACGCAATTTCCTCTCTTTTTCTGTTCAGCCGTATTCTTTTCAAGAATCCCTTTCTTGATTTTGTGAAATATCTGGATTGTACAGGTTTTACAGAACATTTTCTCTCTTGGTCAGGGAATACTTCAGggttgtttttgttttgcttacaTCTATTCAGCAAGTTCAAGTGTATGTCTTCACCTCTAGCACCAGTCTCTATCAATCCCTCACTGTTCGGCATATTCTCTGGCAATTCCTCAGTGCTCTGCATTTCCTCTGGCAAGTTGCAAATGCTCTGCCCAACCTTTGGCAATTCCTTGATGCTCTGTACACCCTCTGGCCATTTCCCAACATCCTTTATATCATCTAGCAATCCCCCTTTTATCTGCACATGCTCTGGTAATTCCTTGAGGCTCTGCACATCTTCTGCCAATCCCCCAATGCTCTGCTCATTGTCAAGCGAGTCCTGACTAAATTGCACATTGTCAAGTAAGCCATAAATATTTATTCTTTGCTCCGATAAGTCCTGGCAATTAGGTGCATTATCAAATGAGCCCTTAAGTTTATACTCCGTCAAGTCAAGGTTTCTTGCATCAGTTGGTGAATCCTGGTTACTAATTACATCTTGTACAAAATCTTGCCTATTTAGACTATCTTCTCCTAAATTTTTGCTGTTCTCACAATCTTTAATGAAGTCGCTGCACGGTGTGGAATTCCCTTGCGTGTTCTGGTTACTAGGTGCATAGGGCAGCAAGTCATATCTGCTTGGCATATTCTCCAGATAACCATCACTGTTTGCAAAATCTTTTATTGATTTGCCACTGCACAGCACATCAGAGAAACCTTGATTGCCTGGCCTAATATCTGGCATGCCACAGCTGCTTGTCCCTACGTCTAGCATGTTTTCATTACTTTGCTTAACATCAAGCAAACTTACACTAATTACATCATTCTCTATTTTGTTCTGGCTGTTTAGGATTGGCTTTATTTCAACATTAGTACCTGAATTTATGATTCCTTGATGTTTAGCATTAGCAGGTTTTTCACTCTTTGTATAGTGAGCATGAGTTTTGCTACTAAGACAATTCCTGTTCAGTCTTCTC encodes:
- the BTBD18 gene encoding BTB/POZ domain-containing protein 18; the encoded protein is MPGLRLSYWNPRLLRTVFHQLQQQQQTGLFCDVTLQGDGEANIHVHSCVIAACSPYLANLLSEISKNSDPRTPTFSNRHVLRIHGIKSLHLLPLVNYMYTSELEVAPGDVSDVLKAAQKLQIPELELLKLEGGRLVRSEPGRRLNRNCLSSKTHAHYTKSEKPANAKHQGIINSGTNVEIKPILNSQNKIENDVISVSLLDVKQSNENMLDVGTSSCGMPDIRPGNQGFSDVLCSGKSIKDFANSDGYLENMPSRYDLLPYAPSNQNTQGNSTPCSDFIKDCENSKNLGEDSLNRQDFVQDVISNQDSPTDARNLDLTEYKLKGSFDNAPNCQDLSEQRINIYGLLDNVQFSQDSLDNEQSIGGLAEDVQSLKELPEHVQIKGGLLDDIKDVGKWPEGVQSIKELPKVGQSICNLPEEMQSTEELPENMPNSEGLIETGARGEDIHLNLLNRCKQNKNNPEVFPDQERKCSVKPVQSRYFTKSRKGFLKRIRLNRKREEIAFVDTKLLKFKNSEMDCNNIDISGSDTFGIVDNKGLTSSTHCESDTSEMGNSEGLILNSHCEPEVNAPVDHEDLKSSACHESKQNITALLEDFPFITHCESDTSEMGNSEGLILNSHCEPEVNAPVDHEDLKSSACHESKQNITALLEDLPFITHCESKGSEMGNSEGLILNSHCEPEVNAPVDHEDLKSSTCYESKQSRTALLEDLPSITHCKSKTSETVDLEGLTLSIDYASKQSGSVDNKGSPSSTQCEPETSVVYASNKCIADSRKRQYNLDNSFENNLKKVKLRKSNDGLSWEVVKGVESINIAHSSQEKEHLKKHEKQVQQIINVTTHISPYLDVGVYSPPMSSEECVWPDLSSESDMEIDVLG